A single Blastococcus colisei DNA region contains:
- the trxB gene encoding thioredoxin-disulfide reductase, whose protein sequence is MTDSPTPGPAVTTGEIENPVIPPAEHDGIRDLIIIGSGPAGYTAATYAARANLHPLVFEGSQFGGALMTTTEVENFPGFPEGIQGPQLMDDMRTQAEKFGAQLEPRDVTEVDLTAEPKIVKVGSEVHRAHAVIVATGSKYRYLGLENEQRLLGRGVSACATCDGFFFRDQDIVVVGGGDSAMEEATFLTRFAKSVTVVHRRNELRASKIMVKRAQDNEKIRWALGKQVTDVLGDSTVDGVQISDVENGSTETLPVSGLFVAIGHDPRSELFAGQLKLDDAGYIQVEHPSTRTNIDGVFACGDVVDHIYRQAITSAGTGAAAAIDAERWLAETFDER, encoded by the coding sequence GTGACTGACTCCCCAACCCCCGGTCCCGCCGTGACGACGGGCGAGATCGAGAACCCCGTGATCCCGCCCGCCGAGCACGACGGCATCCGCGACCTGATCATCATCGGGTCCGGACCGGCCGGGTACACCGCGGCCACGTACGCCGCCCGAGCGAACCTCCACCCGTTGGTGTTCGAGGGCTCGCAGTTCGGCGGCGCGCTGATGACCACCACCGAGGTGGAGAACTTCCCCGGTTTCCCGGAGGGCATCCAGGGTCCGCAGCTCATGGACGACATGCGAACCCAGGCCGAGAAGTTCGGCGCCCAGCTGGAGCCGCGCGACGTCACCGAGGTCGACCTCACCGCCGAGCCCAAGATCGTCAAGGTCGGCAGCGAGGTCCACCGCGCCCACGCCGTCATCGTCGCCACCGGGTCCAAGTACCGGTACCTGGGGCTGGAGAACGAGCAGCGCCTGCTGGGCCGCGGCGTCTCGGCGTGCGCGACCTGTGACGGCTTCTTCTTCCGCGACCAGGACATCGTCGTGGTCGGTGGCGGTGACTCGGCGATGGAGGAGGCCACCTTCCTCACCCGCTTCGCCAAGAGCGTCACCGTCGTCCACCGGCGCAACGAGCTCCGTGCCTCCAAGATCATGGTGAAGCGGGCGCAGGACAACGAGAAGATCCGCTGGGCGCTGGGCAAGCAGGTCACCGACGTCCTCGGTGACAGCACCGTGGACGGCGTCCAGATCAGCGACGTCGAGAACGGCAGCACCGAGACGCTGCCGGTCAGCGGCCTGTTCGTCGCGATCGGGCACGACCCACGCAGCGAACTGTTCGCCGGCCAGCTCAAGCTGGACGACGCGGGGTACATCCAGGTCGAGCACCCCAGCACCCGCACCAACATCGACGGTGTGTTCGCCTGCGGTGACGTCGTCGACCACATCTACCGGCAGGCCATCACCTCGGCCGGCACCGGCGCGGCCGCGGCGATCGACGCCGAGCGCTGGCTCGCCGAGACGTTCGACGAGCGCTGA